Proteins encoded in a region of the Terriglobales bacterium genome:
- a CDS encoding acetyl-CoA C-acetyltransferase: MASVEDVVIISGVRTPIGKFQGSLSELSAPKLGAIVVREAVKRAGITDLQLVNECIMGNVVQAGLGQNPARQAALLGGLPPQVGAMTVNKVCGSGLKSVALAAQAIQTGNSEVVVAGGMESMTNAPYLLPNARKGFRLGNVTMVDSMIHDGLWDAYEDYHMGNTGENVAEKYHITREEQDEFAVNSHRRAVSAIKECRFKAQIVPVEVPGKKKGETVLFEKDEGPREDTTAEALRALKPAFKKDGTVTAGNAPGVNDGAAAVVVTGAHTAAKLGAKPMARIVAQATSGVDPKWVMMAPVDAIRQLWKKTGWDKGEVDLYEINEAFSVAAIAVTRELGLNLDKVNVNGGAVALGHPIGASGARILVTLLYEMIRRDVKKGIAALCLGGGNAVGLAIER; encoded by the coding sequence ATGGCCAGCGTTGAGGATGTAGTCATCATCTCCGGAGTTCGCACTCCGATCGGCAAGTTCCAGGGCTCGCTGTCGGAACTCTCCGCCCCCAAACTCGGCGCCATCGTGGTGCGCGAGGCGGTGAAGCGCGCCGGCATCACCGATCTGCAGCTGGTCAATGAATGCATCATGGGCAACGTGGTCCAGGCCGGTCTGGGACAGAACCCGGCGCGACAGGCGGCGCTCCTCGGCGGCCTGCCGCCACAGGTCGGGGCCATGACCGTGAACAAAGTCTGCGGCTCGGGATTGAAGTCGGTGGCGCTGGCGGCGCAGGCGATTCAAACCGGCAACAGCGAGGTGGTGGTCGCCGGCGGGATGGAGTCCATGACCAACGCTCCCTATCTGCTGCCCAATGCGCGGAAGGGGTTTCGCCTCGGCAACGTCACCATGGTGGACTCAATGATCCACGACGGCCTCTGGGATGCCTACGAGGATTACCACATGGGCAACACCGGCGAAAATGTCGCCGAGAAGTATCACATCACGCGCGAGGAGCAGGACGAGTTTGCCGTCAATTCACATCGCAGAGCTGTTTCGGCGATCAAGGAGTGCCGCTTCAAGGCGCAGATTGTCCCGGTCGAAGTTCCCGGCAAGAAGAAGGGCGAAACTGTCTTGTTCGAAAAAGACGAAGGGCCGCGCGAGGACACCACTGCGGAGGCGCTGCGCGCCCTTAAGCCCGCATTCAAGAAGGACGGCACAGTGACGGCAGGCAACGCTCCCGGCGTCAATGATGGCGCCGCCGCGGTTGTGGTTACCGGCGCGCACACCGCCGCCAAGCTTGGCGCCAAGCCGATGGCGCGCATCGTGGCGCAGGCCACCAGCGGAGTGGATCCCAAGTGGGTCATGATGGCCCCAGTGGATGCCATTCGCCAGCTTTGGAAGAAGACGGGTTGGGACAAGGGCGAGGTCGATCTCTACGAGATCAACGAGGCGTTCTCGGTCGCTGCCATTGCCGTGACGCGCGAACTCGGCCTCAACCTCGACAAGGTGAACGTCAACGGCGGCGCGGTTGCGCTCGGTCACCCCATCGGCGCCAGCGGCGCGCGCATCCTGGTCACTCTGCTTTACGAGATGATTCGCCGCGACGTGAAGAAGGGAATCGCCGCGCTCTGCCTTGGCGGCGGCAATGCCGTGGGCTTGGCCATCGAACGCTAA
- a CDS encoding CPBP family intramembrane glutamic endopeptidase — MEAAHPAPPSPAPVAPAWHTVLFVAVVIGTAVLAARSQGEMIARHGRLTTYLVTMFWEYVLVGYILWGAQKKNVTLRDLAGGRWNTPKDFAKDWAFAFGFWILAAGILAGLSYALGLASPTQMAEAKKHIGPLLPANGVELGVWLALSATAGFCEEIMFRGYLQKQLSAATRSEAWGIVLQAIFFGIAHYYQGPRRVVLIGVYGAMFGMLAAWRRSLRPGMFAHALQDSVSGIASRLLK, encoded by the coding sequence ATGGAAGCAGCGCACCCGGCGCCGCCATCACCCGCGCCGGTAGCGCCAGCGTGGCACACGGTGCTGTTCGTCGCGGTTGTCATAGGAACCGCCGTCCTGGCAGCGCGTTCGCAGGGCGAAATGATCGCCCGCCACGGTCGCCTGACCACGTACCTTGTCACCATGTTCTGGGAATACGTGTTGGTCGGTTACATCTTGTGGGGCGCGCAAAAGAAGAACGTCACCTTGCGCGACCTGGCAGGCGGAAGGTGGAACACGCCGAAAGACTTCGCCAAAGACTGGGCGTTCGCATTCGGGTTCTGGATCCTCGCCGCGGGCATCCTGGCAGGATTGTCGTACGCGCTGGGCTTGGCTTCGCCGACGCAGATGGCGGAAGCAAAGAAGCACATCGGGCCGCTGTTGCCGGCCAACGGAGTGGAACTCGGAGTCTGGCTCGCGCTCAGCGCCACCGCCGGGTTCTGCGAGGAGATCATGTTCCGTGGCTACCTGCAAAAACAATTGTCCGCAGCTACGCGCAGCGAGGCCTGGGGAATTGTGCTGCAGGCGATTTTCTTCGGCATCGCACATTACTACCAGGGTCCCCGCCGCGTAGTCCTGATCGGAGTGTACGGCGCGATGTTCGGGATGCTCGCGGCGTGGAGGAGGAGCTTGCGGCCGGGAATGTTCGCTCACGCCCTGCAGGATTCCGTCAGCGGCATCGCGTCACGGTTACTGAAGTAA
- a CDS encoding ATP-dependent DNA helicase, translated as MSGFVPNPQQRQAIEHVRGPMVVIAGAGTGKTKVLVERIAQLVASGEARPQEILAVTYTDKSAAELVEKLGERGVPTGWRACTFHALCYGILQRARQDFRLLEEKDLWILLRRRLDTLGLKYYIKAPRPHEFLNALLDFFSRCQDELVDAARFTAYVEQLRAGKHELPRVTKSKQCDAITLAEHMERCQEIARVFTRVEAMLREENLGTFGDMITRAVRLLRADPAVLRSEQEKARFLLIDEFQDANVAQIELAKLLAGDEQNVFAVGDPDQAIFRFRGASSAAFEEFLRRFPRSKAVALKENQRSTSHILHCAYSVILLNPAVHCPLPGGREYVRQPLRSAREQRATDDGKPLVPQKMEIVLNGGKEEEAADIAAAIDEMRKLDASGSIAVIYRQNSHREEIARALSERKIPFVVKGLDIFDTAVIRDLVACLGAVASLANSEALFRVAALPMFTIDGEAMRAALASASREASFATLLKQIPGGPRVLAAVEKARSYAASVDWNASRVCDYVVRSFRFSEFDEEVRVFREFVDKWHAKPITETGSLEELMGYLELFRDAGGVLEMPVPEHNGAVQLMTVHSAKGLEFNTVFVLRANSGSFPVSYRETLFEFPQALREMPRTDDGKQIQQEEERRLFYVALTRARDSLHVYARPGTGKDISPAGLLRLVMRSDLAKGCWTQRRARPFTANLAAAAADTSGIVAWLLMKPRADIRQRPLSATSIDAYDTCPLKYKLMYDWRIPGPASAAMVYGQIVHDVLRDIHQAIIAERPRSEGEVLQQFRERMAEARFDDEYQRRLFEQQGARHLSAYLASLAAGPAPAVLHAERTFDMKVDGIRVRGRMDRVDRSADHRLRIVDFKTGSAFDQKKADDSLQLSIYAIAARETLDAEAGELVIHNLEDNSQVLTRRDGDAMAETRAKIVTVAEGIAAEHFQAKPGFWCHSCDFRNLCPATEQKLWVISSAVGTS; from the coding sequence ATGAGCGGCTTCGTTCCCAATCCGCAGCAGCGGCAAGCCATCGAGCACGTCCGCGGGCCGATGGTGGTCATCGCCGGGGCTGGTACGGGCAAAACCAAGGTGCTGGTGGAGCGCATCGCGCAGCTGGTCGCGAGCGGCGAAGCTCGCCCGCAGGAAATTCTCGCGGTCACTTACACCGACAAGTCCGCAGCCGAACTGGTGGAGAAGCTCGGCGAGCGCGGCGTCCCAACCGGATGGCGCGCCTGCACCTTCCACGCGCTCTGCTACGGCATCCTGCAACGAGCCCGGCAGGATTTCCGGCTCCTGGAAGAGAAAGACCTCTGGATCCTGCTGCGGCGCCGCCTCGACACGCTCGGGCTGAAGTACTACATCAAGGCGCCCAGGCCGCATGAATTCCTCAACGCGCTGCTCGACTTCTTCAGTCGCTGCCAGGACGAACTGGTCGATGCCGCGCGCTTCACCGCTTATGTGGAGCAGCTGCGGGCGGGCAAGCACGAACTGCCGCGGGTCACGAAGTCCAAGCAGTGTGACGCCATCACGCTCGCTGAACACATGGAGCGTTGCCAGGAAATCGCCCGCGTCTTCACCCGCGTGGAAGCCATGCTGCGCGAGGAGAACCTGGGAACCTTTGGCGACATGATCACCCGCGCCGTCCGGCTGCTGCGCGCCGATCCTGCCGTCCTTCGCAGCGAGCAGGAGAAAGCGCGCTTTCTCCTGATTGACGAATTCCAGGATGCCAACGTGGCGCAGATCGAACTGGCAAAGTTGCTCGCTGGCGACGAGCAGAACGTATTCGCCGTCGGCGATCCCGACCAGGCTATCTTTCGCTTCCGCGGCGCTTCCAGCGCTGCCTTCGAGGAATTCCTGCGGCGCTTTCCGAGATCCAAGGCGGTGGCGCTAAAGGAAAACCAGCGTTCGACCTCTCACATTCTTCACTGCGCCTATTCCGTCATTCTGCTCAATCCCGCCGTTCATTGTCCGCTGCCGGGCGGCCGCGAGTACGTTCGCCAGCCACTGCGCTCGGCCCGCGAACAGCGCGCAACAGACGATGGGAAGCCGCTGGTCCCGCAGAAAATGGAAATCGTTCTCAACGGCGGCAAGGAGGAAGAAGCCGCCGACATTGCTGCCGCTATCGACGAGATGCGAAAGCTGGATGCTTCGGGAAGCATTGCCGTCATCTACCGGCAGAACTCCCATCGCGAGGAAATCGCCCGCGCCCTGTCGGAGCGCAAAATACCGTTCGTCGTAAAAGGGCTGGACATCTTCGACACCGCCGTCATTCGCGATCTGGTGGCCTGCCTGGGAGCGGTTGCCAGCCTGGCGAATTCGGAGGCGCTTTTCCGTGTCGCCGCGCTTCCCATGTTTACCATCGACGGCGAAGCCATGCGCGCGGCGCTGGCCTCGGCCTCGCGCGAAGCATCCTTCGCGACCCTGCTCAAGCAAATTCCAGGCGGACCGCGCGTGCTGGCCGCCGTGGAAAAGGCGCGCAGCTACGCCGCATCGGTGGACTGGAATGCCTCGCGGGTATGCGATTACGTGGTCCGCAGCTTCCGTTTTTCTGAGTTCGATGAGGAAGTGCGCGTCTTTCGCGAGTTCGTGGACAAGTGGCACGCCAAGCCCATCACCGAAACCGGTTCGCTCGAGGAACTGATGGGTTACCTCGAATTGTTTCGCGATGCCGGCGGCGTACTGGAGATGCCCGTGCCCGAGCACAATGGCGCGGTGCAGTTGATGACCGTGCACTCGGCCAAAGGCCTGGAGTTCAACACCGTCTTCGTGCTGCGCGCCAATTCCGGCTCGTTCCCGGTCAGCTACCGCGAAACCTTGTTCGAATTTCCGCAGGCGCTTCGCGAAATGCCGCGCACCGACGACGGCAAGCAAATCCAGCAGGAGGAAGAGCGCCGTCTGTTTTACGTCGCCCTCACGCGCGCCCGCGATTCGCTTCATGTCTATGCCCGCCCTGGAACCGGGAAGGACATCAGTCCCGCCGGCCTGCTGCGCCTGGTGATGCGGAGCGATCTTGCCAAGGGCTGTTGGACGCAACGCCGAGCGCGTCCGTTCACCGCGAACCTTGCTGCGGCTGCGGCGGACACTTCGGGGATCGTGGCTTGGCTCCTGATGAAGCCGCGTGCCGACATCCGGCAGCGCCCCCTGAGCGCCACTTCCATTGACGCCTACGATACCTGCCCGCTGAAGTACAAGCTGATGTACGACTGGCGCATTCCGGGGCCCGCTTCGGCAGCCATGGTCTATGGACAGATCGTTCACGATGTCCTGCGCGACATTCACCAGGCCATCATCGCGGAACGGCCGCGCAGCGAGGGCGAGGTGCTGCAGCAATTCCGGGAGCGCATGGCGGAAGCCCGCTTCGACGACGAATATCAGCGCCGGCTGTTCGAGCAGCAGGGCGCCCGACATCTGAGCGCTTATCTCGCGTCTCTCGCCGCAGGCCCGGCGCCGGCGGTCTTGCACGCGGAACGAACCTTCGACATGAAAGTTGACGGGATACGTGTGCGTGGCCGCATGGACCGCGTAGACCGCTCCGCCGACCACCGGCTGCGCATCGTGGATTTCAAGACCGGATCGGCATTTGATCAGAAGAAGGCGGACGACAGTCTGCAACTGTCTATCTACGCCATCGCCGCCCGCGAGACGCTCGATGCAGAAGCCGGCGAACTGGTCATTCACAACCTCGAGGACAACTCCCAAGTCCTGACCCGGCGCGACGGCGATGCCATGGCGGAGACTCGCGCCAAAATTGTCACCGTTGCCGAGGGGATTGCCGCCGAACACTTTCAGGCCAAGCCGGGCTTCTGGTGCCACAGCTGCGACTTTCGCAACCTGTGTCCAGCAACCGAGCAGAAGCTGTGGGTGATTTCGAGCGCGGTAGGAACGAGCTGA
- a CDS encoding RsmE family RNA methyltransferase: protein MTRRRWIADQVSGERAILLGRNAEHLARSLRVRVGQEFEVSTGESVRLGRVVHVADNRVEFELGDQVPQKEVTRLTLLLAVFKFDRMEWAIEKATELGVAAILPVLARRTETHLASAAAKRVERWRRIVHEAAQQSRRIAPPEVVTPQPLKGALTLPAELRIMLAETEAGLSLRQALDQDSLPKAASTTGGGPLTVALAVGPEGGWAADELASFKAAGWASASLGRTILRAETAAIAALAITLSEINHQ, encoded by the coding sequence ATGACGCGCCGCCGCTGGATTGCCGACCAGGTCTCCGGCGAGCGCGCGATCCTGTTGGGACGAAACGCCGAGCACCTGGCGCGCTCGCTGCGCGTGCGCGTGGGGCAGGAGTTCGAGGTCTCCACCGGCGAATCGGTGCGACTGGGGCGGGTGGTCCATGTCGCCGATAACCGGGTGGAGTTCGAACTCGGCGACCAGGTACCGCAAAAGGAAGTCACGCGCCTGACCCTGCTGCTCGCCGTCTTCAAGTTCGATCGCATGGAGTGGGCGATCGAGAAGGCGACCGAGTTGGGAGTGGCGGCCATCTTGCCGGTCCTGGCGCGTCGAACTGAAACGCACCTCGCATCCGCCGCTGCGAAGCGGGTTGAGCGCTGGCGTCGGATCGTGCACGAGGCGGCGCAACAGTCTCGGCGTATCGCGCCTCCGGAGGTCGTCACGCCCCAGCCGCTGAAAGGGGCGCTGACGCTGCCGGCCGAATTGCGCATCATGCTTGCGGAGACAGAAGCCGGCTTGAGTTTGAGGCAGGCTCTTGACCAAGATTCGCTTCCCAAAGCCGCATCAACAACGGGCGGTGGACCATTGACGGTCGCTCTCGCCGTTGGCCCCGAGGGTGGCTGGGCCGCTGATGAACTCGCCTCATTTAAGGCTGCGGGCTGGGCCTCCGCTTCGCTCGGCCGCACCATCTTGCGCGCCGAAACCGCCGCCATCGCAGCGCTCGCCATCACGTTATCGGAAATCAACCACCAATAG
- the dnaJ gene encoding molecular chaperone DnaJ yields MANNGKRDYYEVLGVTRTATEQEVKSAYRKLALQYHPDRNPDNPDAEERFKECTEAYTVLADADKRSAYDRFGHAGVSGMGAGGFDPTIFQDFGDLGDILGSIFGMGDMFGGMGGRKRTWAQRGADLRHDLTLEFEEAVFGVEKKVSVRRHEACETCEGSGVAPGHGPTTCRTCGGRGQVRYQQGFFSIARTCSACQGRGSVITDPCKACRGEGRQVRERMIDVKVPAGVEDGTRIRYSSQGEAGTHAGPAGDLYIVLHVKEHSMFEREGKDLHCVVPISFSQATLGAEIEIPTLEGVEKLKIPDGTQSGTVFKLRNRGAPVLNGRGKGDLFVEVRVHTPSKLTKRQRELLQEFAGTDGIENKPQRATILGKVKDIFG; encoded by the coding sequence TTGGCAAACAACGGCAAACGCGATTATTACGAAGTTCTCGGTGTAACCCGCACCGCGACCGAGCAGGAGGTGAAAAGCGCCTACCGCAAGCTCGCCTTGCAGTACCATCCCGACCGCAATCCCGACAATCCCGACGCCGAGGAGCGCTTCAAGGAGTGCACCGAGGCGTACACCGTGCTCGCCGATGCCGACAAGCGCTCGGCCTACGACCGCTTTGGCCATGCCGGCGTAAGCGGGATGGGCGCCGGCGGATTCGATCCCACGATTTTCCAGGATTTCGGCGACCTCGGCGACATTCTCGGCAGCATCTTCGGCATGGGCGACATGTTCGGCGGCATGGGAGGCCGTAAGCGCACTTGGGCGCAGCGGGGCGCCGACCTGCGTCACGATCTCACGCTCGAGTTCGAAGAAGCGGTATTCGGGGTCGAGAAGAAGGTCAGCGTCCGCCGCCACGAAGCCTGCGAAACCTGCGAAGGTTCGGGGGTTGCGCCCGGACATGGCCCGACAACTTGCCGCACCTGCGGCGGTCGCGGCCAAGTGCGATATCAGCAGGGATTCTTCAGCATCGCCAGGACGTGTAGCGCCTGCCAGGGACGCGGCAGCGTGATTACCGACCCTTGCAAGGCGTGCCGCGGGGAAGGCCGCCAAGTCCGCGAGCGCATGATTGACGTCAAGGTGCCCGCCGGAGTCGAAGACGGCACGCGCATTCGATACTCCAGCCAGGGAGAAGCCGGCACGCACGCCGGACCTGCGGGCGATCTCTATATCGTGCTCCACGTTAAGGAGCACTCGATGTTTGAGCGAGAGGGCAAGGACTTGCACTGCGTTGTCCCCATTTCCTTCTCGCAGGCGACTCTGGGGGCGGAAATTGAGATTCCCACCCTGGAAGGCGTGGAGAAGCTCAAGATTCCTGACGGCACGCAGAGTGGAACAGTGTTCAAGCTCCGCAACCGCGGCGCCCCGGTCCTGAACGGGCGCGGCAAAGGCGACTTGTTCGTGGAAGTGAGGGTGCACACCCCTTCCAAGCTGACCAAGCGCCAGCGCGAACTGCTGCAGGAATTCGCGGGAACCGATGGCATCGAGAACAAGCCGCAGCGGGCCACCATTCTCGGGAAGGTCAAAGACATCTTTGGATAA
- the grpE gene encoding nucleotide exchange factor GrpE, with translation MAPGNGKTDGDRRALDLEHELPPAESNEQETASAAAARQEELERLRQERDTLLDRLARLQAEFDNFRKRNAREQQEFRDFALAEAIKSLLPVLDSFDRALSTPERSSEEFHQGLELINRQFHDALGKLGVQPIAARGEPFDPNLHQAVQMVESNEAEDHHVLDELQRGYTLKNRLLRPAMVRVATNPKK, from the coding sequence ATGGCACCAGGAAACGGAAAAACTGACGGCGATCGCCGGGCGCTCGATCTCGAGCACGAATTGCCGCCGGCGGAGAGCAATGAACAGGAAACGGCAAGCGCGGCCGCCGCCCGGCAGGAGGAACTCGAACGGCTACGCCAGGAGCGTGACACGCTGCTGGACCGTTTGGCGCGACTGCAGGCGGAATTCGATAATTTTCGCAAGCGCAACGCGCGCGAGCAGCAGGAATTCCGGGATTTCGCGCTGGCGGAGGCCATCAAGTCTCTGCTGCCGGTGCTGGACAGCTTCGACCGCGCGTTGTCCACTCCAGAGCGCAGCAGCGAAGAATTTCACCAGGGACTGGAGTTGATCAACCGGCAGTTCCATGACGCGTTGGGCAAGCTGGGAGTGCAGCCGATCGCGGCGCGAGGCGAGCCCTTCGATCCTAACCTGCACCAGGCGGTGCAGATGGTCGAGAGCAACGAGGCCGAGGACCACCACGTACTCGACGAGTTGCAGCGCGGGTACACACTCAAGAACAGGCTGCTGCGGCCGGCCATGGTGCGCGTCGCGACGAATCCCAAAAAATAG
- the hrcA gene encoding heat-inducible transcriptional repressor HrcA has product MPPSGQIGPREHEILTAIVESYIATGEPIGSRTLARINREGLSPATIRNVMSDLCDAGFLDQPHTSAGRVPTADAYRYYVDQLSGEAKLSPEDQGVIEGALHGVTDVQEFMERTSHVLSLISHGVGITLTSGGPKNALDHIYFSRLGDKKILAVVVMKSGVVRDRVLRMTSDLAQADLEIAARYINENFRGWTLTAVQSELERRIQAERSEYDRLMQSLEQLYKQGAIGAEEAPHGIYLEGASNLVTSEEDRQRLRQLLQTLEEKQQVVQLLNAYLDAKQEAVRVVIGLEEAAPYLRNFVLIGAPARVGEEVMGSLAVIGPTRIDYQHTITAVSYIARLFDRILNDSE; this is encoded by the coding sequence ATGCCCCCGAGTGGACAAATCGGCCCCCGCGAACACGAGATCCTGACCGCAATCGTGGAAAGCTACATTGCTACGGGTGAGCCCATTGGCTCGCGTACGCTGGCGCGCATCAATCGCGAGGGGCTCAGTCCGGCGACCATTCGCAACGTCATGTCTGATCTCTGCGACGCGGGATTTCTGGACCAGCCTCATACGTCGGCTGGCCGCGTGCCTACGGCGGACGCCTACCGGTATTACGTCGACCAGCTAAGCGGGGAGGCCAAGCTCTCTCCCGAAGACCAGGGAGTGATCGAAGGGGCGTTGCACGGCGTCACCGACGTGCAGGAGTTCATGGAGCGCACGTCGCACGTGCTTTCGCTGATTTCGCACGGCGTGGGTATCACCCTGACCAGCGGCGGTCCCAAGAACGCGCTGGATCACATCTACTTCTCCCGGTTAGGGGACAAGAAGATTTTGGCCGTGGTGGTCATGAAGTCCGGGGTCGTGCGCGACCGCGTGCTGCGCATGACCTCCGATTTGGCGCAAGCCGACCTGGAAATTGCCGCTCGCTACATCAATGAAAACTTCCGCGGCTGGACCCTGACCGCGGTTCAGTCGGAGTTGGAACGACGGATCCAGGCCGAGCGCAGCGAGTACGATCGGCTCATGCAATCCCTGGAGCAACTCTACAAACAGGGCGCAATCGGAGCCGAGGAGGCGCCACACGGCATCTATCTGGAGGGGGCGTCCAACCTCGTTACCAGCGAGGAAGACCGCCAGAGGCTGCGGCAGCTTTTGCAGACCCTGGAAGAAAAACAGCAGGTTGTGCAGTTGCTGAATGCTTACCTTGATGCCAAGCAGGAAGCGGTTCGAGTGGTTATCGGGCTGGAAGAAGCGGCGCCTTACCTGCGGAATTTTGTGCTCATTGGCGCACCGGCGCGCGTCGGCGAGGAAGTGATGGGATCGCTGGCGGTGATCGGACCCACCCGCATCGATTACCAGCACACCATCACGGCGGTGTCGTACATCGCGCGGCTTTTCGACCGCATACTGAACGACTCGGAATAG
- a CDS encoding Mrp/NBP35 family ATP-binding protein → MHAQQPMGPQPLPGVDAIVAVGSGKGGVGKTTLAVNLALALGKLGHKVGLLDADVYGPNVPLMLGSSSTPRIVGDNRIEPLERYGIKVISVGFLNPGDKPLIWRGPMLHQMIREFVQRVDWGQLDFLVVDLPPGTGDVAISLIQTVPITGSIVVSTPSDVALQDARKAIEMFRQMKVDIVGLVENMSHFVCPHCHQEIDIFSKGGGGRTAEQFGLAFLGQIEIDPDIRKGGDSGHPVALDGPDSSHAKSIYAFAQKVKERVQEIRAASPADVIQIM, encoded by the coding sequence ATGCATGCGCAACAGCCGATGGGGCCGCAGCCGCTGCCCGGAGTGGACGCGATCGTCGCCGTGGGTTCGGGGAAGGGCGGTGTCGGCAAGACCACCCTGGCCGTCAACCTGGCGCTCGCCCTGGGCAAGCTTGGCCACAAGGTCGGCCTGCTCGACGCCGACGTCTACGGTCCTAACGTTCCCTTGATGCTCGGTTCCAGTTCGACGCCGCGCATCGTCGGCGACAACCGCATCGAGCCGCTGGAACGCTATGGCATCAAGGTGATCTCGGTCGGCTTTCTTAACCCCGGCGACAAGCCTCTGATCTGGCGCGGGCCCATGCTGCACCAGATGATCCGCGAATTTGTGCAACGCGTGGATTGGGGCCAGCTCGATTTCCTGGTGGTGGATCTGCCGCCGGGCACGGGTGATGTCGCAATCTCGCTCATCCAGACCGTTCCGATCACCGGATCGATCGTCGTCTCCACCCCATCCGATGTCGCGTTGCAGGACGCTCGCAAGGCCATCGAGATGTTCCGCCAGATGAAGGTGGACATTGTTGGCCTGGTGGAGAACATGAGCCACTTCGTCTGCCCGCACTGCCACCAGGAGATCGACATTTTCTCGAAGGGCGGCGGCGGACGTACCGCCGAGCAGTTCGGCCTGGCGTTTCTCGGGCAGATCGAAATTGATCCCGACATCCGCAAGGGTGGTGACTCCGGCCATCCCGTAGCGCTGGACGGGCCGGATTCCTCGCACGCGAAATCGATTTATGCGTTCGCACAGAAGGTGAAGGAGCGGGTGCAGGAGATCCGCGCCGCCAGCCCCGCGGACGTGATCCAGATAATGTAG
- the cydB gene encoding cytochrome d ubiquinol oxidase subunit II, which yields METLWFVIVALMLVAYVVLDGFDIGAGIIHLFAGRNDEERRTVLRAIGPVWDGNEVWLLAAGGTLYFAFPLLYASSFSGFYLPLMMVLWLLMLRAIGIEFRTHLESEVWRGFFDVVFSVSSILLAIFFGAALGNVVRGVPLNHDGYFFEPLWTNWRVGPQPGILDWFTVMTGVMALATLTMHGALYIAHKTCNSINERARRIALAVWPVVLALTVISLMLTIRVHLDVVDNYTRWPIGLAIPIIVFASLGGVLYFASEYREKAAFLCSSTYIAGMLGGAAFGIYPDVLPAAMNQPNSLTIYNTAAAHHGLSVGLVWWSIAIVIAIGYFTFIYRMFKGKVVLEEGAGH from the coding sequence ATGGAGACTCTCTGGTTCGTGATTGTCGCGCTCATGCTGGTGGCCTATGTTGTGCTCGATGGTTTCGACATCGGCGCCGGCATCATTCACTTGTTCGCCGGACGCAACGACGAAGAGCGCCGCACCGTCCTGCGCGCCATCGGGCCGGTCTGGGACGGCAACGAAGTCTGGCTGCTGGCGGCCGGGGGGACCCTCTACTTCGCTTTTCCGCTGCTCTATGCTTCCAGCTTCAGCGGTTTCTACCTGCCGCTGATGATGGTGCTGTGGCTGCTGATGCTGCGCGCCATTGGCATCGAGTTCCGCACCCACCTGGAGAGCGAAGTATGGCGCGGCTTCTTTGACGTGGTCTTTTCCGTTTCCAGCATTCTGCTGGCGATTTTTTTTGGCGCCGCCCTGGGCAACGTGGTGCGAGGCGTGCCGCTGAACCATGACGGCTACTTTTTCGAACCGCTGTGGACCAACTGGCGGGTCGGGCCGCAGCCCGGAATTCTTGACTGGTTCACTGTTATGACCGGCGTGATGGCGCTGGCCACGCTCACGATGCACGGCGCGCTCTACATCGCCCACAAAACTTGCAACTCGATCAACGAACGCGCCCGGCGCATTGCGCTGGCGGTGTGGCCGGTGGTCCTGGCGCTCACCGTCATCAGCCTGATGCTCACCATCCGCGTGCACCTTGACGTGGTCGATAACTACACGCGCTGGCCGATTGGACTGGCGATTCCGATCATCGTTTTTGCCAGCTTGGGCGGCGTCCTTTACTTTGCCAGCGAATACCGCGAGAAGGCGGCATTCCTTTGCTCCTCGACCTACATTGCGGGAATGCTGGGTGGGGCGGCGTTTGGAATTTATCCCGACGTGCTGCCGGCCGCGATGAACCAGCCCAACAGCCTTACCATCTACAACACCGCTGCGGCGCACCACGGCCTATCGGTGGGTCTAGTCTGGTGGTCGATCGCGATCGTCATCGCCATCGGATACTTCACCTTCATCTATCGAATGTTCAAAGGGAAGGTAGTCCTGGAGGAGGGCGCCGGGCACTGA